A part of Jiangella alba genomic DNA contains:
- a CDS encoding TetR/AcrR family transcriptional regulator — MNVKRRTQAERSATTRTALVGAARRLFAAQGFAGVGTEAIVREASVSRGALYHQFADKTELFAAVLDDVEADVSRQLAEAAGAAADAGFVAAMMSAVEAWLELCDRPDIQRILLVDGPSVVGWARWREICQRHVLGFIQAALEQGMAAGEVVRQPIVPLSHALIAVADEAAMYVAAAADSAAARAEMVVVARQFVTALRPA, encoded by the coding sequence ATGAATGTTAAGCGTCGTACTCAAGCGGAACGGTCCGCCACCACGCGCACGGCGCTGGTCGGTGCGGCCCGGCGGCTTTTCGCTGCTCAGGGCTTTGCCGGCGTCGGCACCGAGGCGATCGTCCGGGAGGCCTCGGTCAGTCGCGGGGCGCTCTACCACCAGTTCGCCGACAAGACCGAGCTGTTCGCCGCCGTGCTGGATGATGTCGAGGCCGACGTCTCCCGGCAGCTCGCCGAGGCCGCGGGCGCCGCGGCGGACGCGGGCTTCGTCGCCGCCATGATGAGCGCGGTCGAGGCGTGGCTGGAGCTCTGCGACCGGCCGGACATCCAGCGCATCCTCCTCGTCGACGGCCCGTCGGTGGTGGGCTGGGCGCGGTGGCGCGAGATCTGCCAGCGACACGTCCTGGGGTTCATCCAGGCCGCCCTCGAGCAGGGCATGGCCGCGGGCGAGGTGGTGCGGCAGCCGATCGTCCCGCTGTCGCACGCGCTGATCGCGGTCGCGGACGAGGCGGCGATGTACGTGGCGGCCGCGGCCGATTCCGCCGCCGCCCGGGCCGAGATGGTGGTCGTCGCCCGTCAGTTCGTCACGGCGCTGCGCCCGGCCTGA
- a CDS encoding MFS transporter: protein MDTRTSERRAGDLRLAAGIIALEFAAAVSTFVASTLLPIVAAELGARERLGLLIAGGTLGLFVAMPLAGTVLRRLGAGRTLALGTAYYTGGLVVAATAQQAWAFALGQFTSGVASGLLAVFGISAAIRRLDERLRLKVVAASSAMWILPAMVGPAATLALEHAAGWRWTLVAPVPVVLAGRFLVVRAVRGEAPTDDGQRLRPAGLLVPAGAAAVVLADGVWPVAVAGAVAAVGGTVALLPAGTARLGRGAPSALAAMVLFGAGYVGADSLITVLLTDDYDVSLARAAIVLGAAPLMWGLTSLVVARVGPERQVPAAGLALTAAAAAVLAAGPREFAVALIAWAAGGAGVGLAYPGLYLRATTAAPAPGRPLPAAELATAVITAETVGGLLGRAGGGALASLDDGTAVAYGVFAVLLAAAALAATRSRAPAVRPGAAP from the coding sequence ATGGACACACGGACGAGCGAACGGCGGGCCGGCGACCTCCGGCTCGCCGCGGGCATCATCGCGCTGGAGTTCGCGGCCGCCGTCAGCACGTTCGTCGCGTCGACACTGCTGCCGATCGTCGCCGCCGAGCTCGGCGCACGGGAGCGGCTCGGACTGCTGATCGCGGGCGGCACGCTCGGCCTGTTCGTCGCGATGCCGCTGGCCGGGACGGTGCTGCGGCGGCTGGGCGCCGGGCGGACGCTGGCGCTCGGGACCGCGTACTACACCGGCGGCCTGGTGGTCGCGGCGACGGCGCAGCAGGCCTGGGCGTTCGCGCTCGGCCAATTCACCAGCGGGGTGGCGAGCGGGCTGCTGGCGGTGTTCGGGATCAGCGCGGCGATCCGGCGGCTGGACGAGCGGCTGCGGCTGAAAGTGGTCGCGGCGTCGTCGGCGATGTGGATCCTGCCCGCGATGGTCGGCCCGGCCGCGACGCTCGCGCTCGAGCATGCGGCCGGCTGGCGGTGGACGCTGGTGGCGCCGGTGCCGGTCGTGCTGGCCGGGCGGTTCCTGGTGGTGCGCGCGGTCCGCGGCGAGGCGCCGACGGACGACGGGCAACGGCTGCGGCCGGCCGGGCTGCTCGTGCCCGCGGGCGCGGCCGCCGTCGTGCTGGCGGACGGGGTCTGGCCGGTCGCCGTGGCGGGCGCCGTGGCCGCCGTCGGCGGAACGGTCGCGCTGCTGCCGGCGGGCACGGCCCGGCTGGGCCGCGGCGCACCGTCCGCGCTGGCCGCGATGGTGCTGTTCGGCGCCGGGTACGTCGGCGCCGACAGCCTGATCACCGTCCTGCTGACCGACGACTACGACGTGAGCCTCGCGCGGGCGGCGATCGTGCTCGGCGCCGCGCCGCTCATGTGGGGCCTGACCAGCCTGGTGGTCGCGCGGGTCGGGCCGGAGCGGCAGGTCCCGGCGGCCGGACTCGCGCTGACGGCGGCAGCGGCGGCCGTCCTCGCCGCCGGGCCGCGCGAGTTCGCCGTCGCCCTGATCGCGTGGGCCGCGGGCGGCGCCGGGGTCGGGCTGGCCTACCCCGGCCTCTACCTGCGCGCGACGACGGCCGCGCCCGCGCCGGGCCGGCCCCTGCCCGCCGCCGAGCTGGCCACCGCCGTGATCACCGCCGAGACCGTCGGCGGACTGCTCGGCCGGGCCGGTGGCGGCGCGCTGGCCAGCCTCGACGACGGCACCGCGGTCGCCTACGGCGTGTTCGCCGTCCTGCTGGCGGCCGCCGCCCTGGCCGCGACCCGCAGCCGCGCGCCCGCGGTCAGGCCGGGCGCAGCGCCGTGA
- a CDS encoding SDR family oxidoreductase, which produces MTNNAPTSVLVTGATGNVGRPLVEQLLDAGHRVRALTRDPERAALPAATDVVAGNLEDARSLDVACGGMDAVHLVAFAGEETVEIAARKGVRRVTLLKGDPEKTDLERAIEASGLDWTYLAPVEFMSNALEWAESIRAEGVVRDGFPDIPSAMVHDADIAAVAAAALTGDGHAGQEYWLTGPEALTAPEKVAVIAEVLGRPIRFEELTRDQIVGQWRAQGFSDDDVEFFLMMRTNPPEAGYTVLPTVEQVTGRPARTFAQWVAANRAAFGS; this is translated from the coding sequence ATGACGAACAACGCACCCACCTCCGTCCTGGTCACCGGCGCCACCGGCAACGTCGGACGGCCACTGGTCGAGCAGTTGCTCGACGCCGGGCATCGGGTCCGGGCCCTGACCCGCGACCCGGAGCGGGCCGCCCTGCCGGCCGCCACCGACGTCGTCGCGGGGAACCTGGAGGACGCGCGCAGCCTCGACGTCGCGTGCGGGGGCATGGACGCGGTCCACCTGGTCGCCTTCGCCGGCGAGGAGACCGTCGAGATCGCCGCGCGCAAGGGCGTACGCCGCGTCACGCTGCTCAAGGGCGACCCGGAGAAGACCGACCTGGAGCGGGCCATCGAGGCGAGCGGCCTCGACTGGACCTACCTCGCGCCGGTCGAGTTCATGTCGAACGCGCTCGAATGGGCCGAGTCCATCCGCGCCGAGGGCGTCGTCCGCGACGGGTTCCCCGACATCCCGAGCGCCATGGTGCACGACGCCGACATCGCGGCCGTCGCGGCGGCGGCGCTGACGGGCGACGGCCACGCCGGGCAGGAGTACTGGCTCACCGGTCCGGAGGCGCTGACCGCGCCGGAGAAGGTCGCGGTGATCGCCGAGGTGCTCGGCCGACCGATCCGGTTCGAGGAGCTGACCCGCGACCAGATCGTCGGGCAGTGGCGCGCGCAGGGCTTCTCCGACGACGACGTCGAGTTCTTCCTGATGATGCGGACGAACCCGCCGGAGGCCGGCTACACCGTGCTGCCGACGGTCGAGCAGGTGACCGGGCGCCCGGCGCGGACGTTCGCGCAGTGGGTCGCCGCCAACCGGGCGGCCTTCGGCAGCTAG
- a CDS encoding NUDIX domain-containing protein translates to MTGFDDDVRAEGEPEREFHAGVAARLPRKSVSGGALVRDTAGLVLLLRPTYKPTLEIPGGVAEAGESPLAACRREVKEELGLALPIGRALVVDWIPVHGPWPDQLAFVFDGGVLDAATVARMVPDPVEVAGVEFLTLAAATDRLRPSMARRLAAAVVAAEAGETVYAEFGRPV, encoded by the coding sequence GTGACGGGCTTCGACGATGACGTACGCGCCGAGGGCGAGCCGGAGCGAGAGTTCCACGCCGGTGTCGCCGCGCGGCTGCCGCGCAAGTCGGTCTCCGGCGGCGCGCTGGTGCGCGACACGGCCGGGCTGGTGCTGTTGCTGCGGCCGACCTACAAGCCGACGCTGGAGATCCCCGGCGGCGTGGCCGAGGCCGGCGAGTCGCCGCTGGCGGCCTGCCGGCGTGAGGTCAAGGAGGAACTGGGACTGGCGCTGCCGATCGGCCGCGCGCTGGTCGTCGACTGGATCCCGGTGCACGGGCCGTGGCCGGACCAGCTCGCGTTCGTGTTCGACGGCGGCGTGCTGGACGCCGCGACGGTCGCCCGGATGGTGCCCGACCCCGTCGAGGTGGCCGGCGTCGAGTTCCTGACCCTGGCCGCTGCGACCGACCGCCTGCGCCCGTCGATGGCCCGCCGGCTGGCCGCCGCGGTGGTGGCGGCTGAGGCCGGGGAGACGGTGTACGCCGAGTTCGGCCGCCCCGTGTGA